In the Aquimarina spinulae genome, AATACATAAAGTAATATTGCAAGGATTACGAATTAGTTATTATATCCAAATCGTTTTAATTGACGTTCGTTACTACGCCAGTTTTTATTAATTTTTACATAAAGTTCTATATGTATCTTTTTTCCGAAAAACTTTTCCAGTTCTTTACGTGCTTCTGTACCTACTCTTTTTAGAGCAGACCCTTTATGACCTATAATGATTCCTTTTTGAGAATCACGTTCTACCATAATCACCGAACGAATTCTAATAATAGTATCGTCCTCTACAAACTCCTCTGTCTCTACTTCTACAGAATAAGGAATTTCTTTTTTATAGTGCACTAATATTTTTTCGCGAATGGCTTCATTTACAAAAAAGCGTTCTGGTTTATCTGTTAACTGATCTTTTGGATAAAAAGGTGGTGAATCTGGTAACAATTCGATTATTCTACCAAAAACTTCTTTTACATTAAAATTTTCTAAAGCAGATACAGGGTATATTTCTGCATTGGGTACTTTTTGACTCCAAAACTGAACCTGTTCTTCTAATTTTTCCTGATTAGATTGGTCTATTTTATTTATTAGCAGAAGAATAGGGATTTTCGCATTTGTTATTTTATTAAAAAAAGCTTCATCTTTCAGGTCTTTTTCACCAATCTCTACCATATATATCAATACATCTGCATCTTCAAAAGCAGATTTAACAAAATCCATCATCGATTCCTGAAGCTCATAAGCAGGTTTTATAATCCCAGGAGTATCTGACAGAATCGCCTGAAAATCATCACCGTTTACAATTCCCAAAATACGATGTCTTGTTGTTTGTGCTTTAGAAGTAATAATAGATAACTTCTCACCAATAAAGGCATTCATTAATGTAGATTTGCCCACGTTAGGGTTACCTATAATATTTACAAAGCCAGCTTTATGAGCCATATAATTGATTTTAATGCAAAGGTAGATGAATATTAAGCAAGAAAACAACAGATCATAAAATTATTACATACATCCTTGTTTTATTAACATTTTCCTACAAAAAGTAGTTATTAAAATAAAGGAGTTGAATTGAATTTTTAATTGAATTTTTCTTAAATTTAGTTCCAGTATGTTTTCAAATACCCCGTGAAAACAAGTTTTTAACATTAAATTCTGGGATCGTTTGAAAAATCACACCTTATTTTTTACTTCAATTTTTATAAGAAGAAATCTCATTTCTTTCTACATACTCATTTTCATAACATCGTCGCAGCTTTTTTCTCAAGATCAGGATAAACAGATAACTAAAGCAGATCAAAGTTTTACAGCATTTGCATATATAGATGCCAGAGCAATCTACATGGATGTGGCTCAACGCGGATATTCTTCTCAAAATCTATACTCTAAACTAGGAGATTCGTTCTATTTTACAGGAGATCTTGAAGATTCTGTAGGATGGTATGAAAAGCTTATTCAAACCTATCCAGAGGATCTTAATCCCGAATATTTATTTAGATATGCACAAAGCTTAAAAAGTGTTGAACGCTACAAGGAAGCCGATAGGATTATGGATCAATTCTATGCTATTACAGGAAATGACAAACGAGCCAAATCTTTTATAGAAAAAAGAAATTACTTAGATTTTATCGAAATGCAGTCGGGTAAATATGACATATTTCCTTTGAGTATTAATTCAAAAAATTCAGAATACGCACCTAGTTTCAATAACAAAAATCAAATTGTCTTTGCTTCATCAAGAAGCAAAAGCATTAATGACTCAAAACTTCATAAATGGAATAAAATGCCTTTTTTAGATATCTTTTCTTCAAATATCAAAGAAGATCAGATTACTTTAGAAGATCCTGTTAAACTTAAAGGAAAAATAAATACAAAATTCCATGAGTCATCTACCAGTTTTAGTAAAGACGGAGAAACTGTATATTTTTCAAGAAACAACTACACCAACAACAAATTAGGAACGAGTAAAAAGGGGGTTGTACTCCTAAAATTATATAAGGCCACCCTAGAAGACGGAATATGGACTGATATCGTAGAATTACCTTTTTCTAGTGACGAATATTCTGTGTCTCATCCTTCCTTAAGCGCTGATGGGACGAAACTTTATTTTGCCAGTGACATGCCAGGTACTTTGGGGCAATCTGACCTGTTTGTGGTAGATGTATTAGGAGGTGGAAAATATGGCGAACCAAAAAACTTAGGAGGTAACATAAATACAGAAGGCAGAGAGACTTTTCCTTATATCAGTGACAGTGGAAGACTATACTTTTCTAGTGATGGTCATGTAGGTCTAGGCGGATTAGATATTTTTGTTTCTGTACCTAATGAATCTGGTTTTTCTGATGCTTTTAATATTGGTAAACCTGTAAATAGCTCTAAAGACGACTTTACCTTTGTATTAAATGAAGATACCAAAATAGGGTATTTTGCTAGTAACAGAAAAGGAGGTAAAGGTAATGATGACATCTACAGTTTTAAGCAAGTCGAAGAACTGATCACTTCTTGCATGCAATATATAGATGGCACAATCACAGATAGTGTAACTGGCGAACCACTTATAAGAACAGACGTTATAGTATTGGATAATAGTGGTAACATATTATATCAAGCTGTTTCTGATCTAAAAGGAAAATACAAAATCAAAGTACCTTGTGATACATCATATGTGATACGAGCACAGCTCGAAAATTTCATCCCTAAAGAAGTTACATTAGAAACTACAGATGTTTTTGAATTTATTCATAATCTACCAATTTCATTAACAAATATAGATTCAGAAAAAGTATTATCCTCTACAGTAGAGGTTACTGTTGGTGATGATCTGGGAAAAATTTTACAATTAGAACCTATTTATTTTGGGTTGGATGATTATGAAATTAGCCCAAAAGCCGAAGTCGAGCTTCAAAAAATAATTTCTGCAATGAACAAGTATCCCAAATTAAAAATTGAAGTTCGCTCACATACTGATAGTAGATCCAGTCATTGGTACAACAAAAAGTTAAGTGTAAAAAGAATGAGAGCCACAATAAGGTATATCGTGCGAAAAGGCAATGTTGATTGGCGACGCATACCTGGTAAAGCATATGGAGAAAGAAGATTGATTAATAAATGTGCCGATGGAGTCGATTGCACAGAAGAAGAGCATCAGGAAAACAGAAGAAGTGAGTTTATTATCATGAAAATATAATCTTCTCGTGGAAATCTGGTCTAATAAAACACACTAAAGAATAGTTTATACTTTATATTTTTCAAAATAGATTTTAGCTCTGGCATTTACTCTTGGAGCCAGTAATAATCCAGAAATCACTGTAGGGATTGCCATTATAGCAAAAGCGCTATCAATAAGATTAATCGCAAATTCTATTTTTACTACTGCGGCAATTATAATCGATACTATGTATAAGTAATTATAATATTTACCATACTTCGGCTTGGTTAAAAAGCTTAAACATGTAGTACCATAATGAGAATATGAAAACAATGTTGAAAGTCCAAACACCAAAACCATAATAACCACTACAATATCCCCCAATCCATATGGCAAAACAGAATTAAAAGCTTCTAAAGTAAGGGATATGCCATTACCATTAGAGTTTTGCCATACTCCTGTAGAAAGTATTGCCAAAGCAGTTAATGTGCATACCAGTAATGTATCTATTGCCGGACCAATCATTGCCACTAATCCTTCTCGAATAGGCTCATTGGTTTTTGCTGTACCATGCATCATAGGAGCGGTTCCTATACCTGCCTCGTTAGAAAATGCAGCTCTTTTTACTCCTGTTTTAATCAAATACCCTAAAGCTCCTCCTGCAGCTGCTTTTCCAGAAAATGCATCAGAAAAAATTAGCATAAACATATCTGGTATTTTTTCTATTTGTAATACCAAAATAGTAATCACAGTAATAAAATATAGCACTACCATAAAAGGAACCAATCTACTGGCCACAACCCCAATTCTTTTTATTCCTCCCATAATGACCAGCGAAGCAAACCCCGCTAAGACAATCCCGATATACCATTTATAACCATCATCCCAATCTAAAACATCTACTAATGTTTGAGTTAGTTGATTTGCAGTAAACGCAGGTAATGTACCGACCAATCCTGCCAAGGCAAAAAGTATGGCCAAGGGTTTCCATTGGGTTCCCAGGCCGTTAGTGATTACATACATAGGACCACTAAGTAAAGCCCTTTTATCATCTTCTGATCGATACATTACCGCTAGTGAACAGGTATAAAACTTGGTTGCCATACCGATTAAAGCACTGATCCACATCCAGAACACAGCCCCTGGGCCACCTGCAACAATTGCTACCGCTACACCACTTATATTACCCATACCTACTGTAGCTGCAATTGCAGAAGATAATGCCTGAAAATGACTAAGCTGGCCAGGCGCATGCTCATTATCATATTTACCTCGCAACACATCGATCGCATGTTTGAAATAGAAAAAAGGTGTAAATCTAGAATAGATAAGAAAAAATATTCCTCCACCAATAAGCAATACCAATAAAGGCCAGTCCCATACCCAGGAGCTAAAATCAGCAATAAAGTCTTCTATTATTTTAAACATAAACAATAAGGATAGTGGTTATAAATGTAGTGACAAAAATTAGATATGATGCCTTCAATCTAAAAATTACAGCATCTACGCTCTTATAAATCTGGGTTTATCAACACCACGATCATACATAATAATACTTCCCGCTACAGCCACATTAATGCTTAATTCGGATTTAAATTTAACTAAAAACTGTGATTTTTCGATAGCTATTTTAGATAATCCATGATCCTCGGCTCCTAGTAAATACACACAGCGTTTTGGGTGGCTAAACGTCTCTAGAGATTGTGCATTATCTGTTAGCTCTACTCCTACCAACATTGCTCCTTTAGGTAGGTGTTGGTAAAAATCCTCAAAAGTATCGTAATGAAAATACGGCATGGCCTTTACCGCATTATGAGTATCACTGGCTTGTTTTGCATATCGATTACCTATCGTAAAAATAAAACTAGCTCCCATATTTTGTGCAGAACGCCATAATACGCCAAGGTTCTCTGGTGTTTTACCATTTTGAATACCGATCCCAAAAAATTCATTCTCGAAATTATCAATCATAAGGCAAAAATAGAAAAACTGAGATATAGTTCTGGGAACACAACTTAAAAACAAATTTAATTCTATTATACAATCTCGATTAACTACTACTATATTTTAGGTAAGCATTTTTTAGTTTGGTATCGTACTTATTCTTCTTATAGCCTGATCCGTTATACCCTTCGGCAAATCTTGCCCAGTTCTTTTCTATTATCCAATCCAGTAATTTTTTACCTTTAAAAGATGTAGCTTCTATAAATTTACCAAAAGCCTTAAGGTGTTCTCTTTCATGATCATACATTTCTGAAACAAAATGGTCTATAGAAGAAAAACCTAAGTTCGCATAATGAAATCCCATGATTTGAAAAGCCCCCCATGATGCCGAACTATATGCTGCTTCATGAAAAGCTGGGTCATCAGACATCCCAGCAGCTTTTTCTAAACGATCATACTCTCCAGCCCCGCCTTTATAATGTACTTTTGTCCATTTCTCATATAGCACATTTTTAGTATATTCTGAAACATATTGAGATGGGGTTATTCCTCGTTTCTCTAATTCTTTCCAAAAAATATGGCCTTCAAACAAAATTCTGGGTCTACCAGATACCAAAAAGCCTTTTCCATTACTTTCTATTTCATTAACTGCTTTTACCATTGCTAATTCTAACCCAAATAGATCTGCAAAATCCTCGATATCTTGTTCAGACAAGAGCTTATCGTTAAATGCAATAAAGTCATTTTTTACTTCAATAAGTTTAGACCAGGTTTTAAGCCCAACAATACCATCTATCACAAGGTTATGCTTGGCCTGAAAATCTCTGACAGCTGTATCTGTATCTTTCCCAAAAAAATTAGACACATATACTTGATATCCCAGTGTGGTTAAAATTTCTTCCAAAAAATGAACATCCTGTCCGTTCGAACGATACCGTATTGTTTTCATTTGTTTATATTTTATAGATTTTTCTGTATTGAGTCAACTTCTATTTAAAACAGAAGGTAAGTATCAAATAGTCTATAACTAAACGCAAAATTCTCTAAACATGTTTAGCAAAAACTGAATATCTGGAATATTGATTTTTATTTTCTCTAACTATTAATAGATAGACATGCACATCTTTGTTTGATCATAAGAGATGATCTATATTAAAAAGATGTCTAACATCTAAATTTTGTAAGGGTAATTCTTGTGAAGATACAAAAAAAACAGCACCTTAAAGCTAATTTTAGCTTCATGATTTCGTCACATTATCAAACACTTATATCTAATCTCGAAGTAAATGGCGTAAATCAAAAGCAGTAAAAATTTTATAAAACCTGAAAAGATAAATTCATTAAATAATTAACCATACAGCTTACTAAAACACTCTTGTCTCTTATCTTATAAAGTATTAGAATATAAAATCACTAAGGGATGGCTTTATGTTACAAAAAACGAATTCTAGTTGAATCATTACGAATACTAAAAGCACATCCTCAAGAATAAGATAAGGAATTACTTTTATATAAAATAGCCAACCTCAAAATAAGCTGTTATGAAAAATGTTGCCATAATCATTATTCTATTTCAAAGTTTTCAAGGTATCCATGCACAAAAAGTTTTTGCCGATACTCAAGAGTTTTTGGTTACTACCGAAATTATGGACCGTGGAGAAAAACACCCCTCATATGTTATTAATCTGGTTCGTTCGGGAGAAGAAAATTTAGATAAAATATCTACTCTTACGATTGAAGACACAGAGCTTTTTGAGGATATCTTTATAACTACCTTAGAGAACCCTGGACTAGAAGGGATCTCTAAGGTAATTAAGATGGAAGTCGAGTATCTAGCATGTTGTGCTCATGTAGAAGCATATTACTACATGCTTAAAGAAGATAACACAATTGTAGCATTGCCTGAACTTAAAAATGTGTATTGTGAAAATTCTGATACCGATTTTCAATACATATTTCCAAATCAGGAATACGGCATAAAAGATAACATATTACAAACACAAACATTTTATCAAACAACAACAACTAATACTAAATATGTAAACTTAAAACAAAGTTTTACCTGGAAAGATGGCATTGTTGAAGATTCAAAAACAAATGCTATCACAGGGTACTAATTATTAATCCTAACAGTAATCTCAATCTAATAAACAAAAAGGGGGAAACTTTTGTTTATTATACCGACACGCCTTAACCGGTGGTGTCGGTTTTTTTTTACATTTAAATCAATTATATCCCAGAAAAAAGCAGTTTGATTATATTTGTTACCAACCAGACAAATCTCTTGTGAACTTAAACTATAAATACATCTATCTTGTTTCTTTCCTGGTATTGAATATTATCGGCTCATTATCAGCACAAAACAATCAACTTAGAGCATATACTCTAGAAGATGGACTACCTCAATCACAAGTCTATGATATTGTACAAGATAAAATAGGATACTTATGGTTAGGCACTCAAGGAGGAGGGCTCTCTAGATTTAATGGCGAAGAGTTTAAAACCTGGAATGAAAATGATGGATTACAATCAAACTATATTCATTCTCTTGCCTTTGTAAATGACAGTCTTTTTATCGGTACAAAAAATGGGCTTAGTATCAAGATCAAGAATAAATTCACTAACATTGAAGGACCCCGAATTAACAAAATATGTTTGATAGGCAACAAGACTTATCTGGCCACCAATATTGGCATTTATGAATATCGAAAAAATCTGGGGTTAATTAAGATTAATCTTAATCCAAAAATCAATACCAGTATTATTAATGATATTGTTTTTGATGGTAAGCTATTTTGGGTTGCAACCAATAAAGGGCTTTGGAAACTAAATCACATTAAACAAGGTACAAGAATCATAGAAAGACATAGCGCATATGATTTTACAGCGGCAATCTTTCATAATAACAAAGTATTTGCTGCTGCTTTTAATCAAGGGATTTTAGTACTAAACACAAATGCAAAAACATATGGTAACCAATGGATTCAAAAACCAGTTCGGGTAACAAATATTTCAATACATAGTAATAATGAGTTATGGTTTGCTACAGATAATGACGGAATTACCATACTGGACTTTGAAACGCATACTCTAAAAAAGAAAATTAATCGAAAAAATGGCCTATCTGTTTCACACACCCGAAAAAGTATTTTAGATCTTCAATCTAATATATGGATTGCTACATCTGGTGGAGGGTTTTATAAATATTTTCAGAATAATTTTACACACTATGACCAAAACACTGGACTAAAAGGTAATCGTGTATATGCTGTTCATAATGCAAAAAATGGTATTTGGACATCTAATTCAGAAGCAGGAATGGTAAAAATCGATTCTGCCGGGATTCATCATATACCTCAGGAAGAACGTTTATCTGATGTAAAAATCAAAACCATAACCAGTGATAACTCCGGAAACATTTGGGCTGGTACAGAAGGTAAAGGGATTCTCTTTAAAGAGATCATGCAAGTTGACAGTATTGTTGTAGATACTACTAATAGCAAAGAATTAGATGAAGATCCAATTATAACTACAGATACGATTACAATTACAGTTAGTAAAAATCACATTATTGACAGAGACAAAGGCTTATTATCAGATTGGATAAGAACTATACAAGTAATAGACAATACTGTTTGGGTTGCCTCATATTCTGCTGGGGTCTCCAGATTTATATACGACCCAAAAAAGAAACGAATAAGGTCTTTAAAGAAATTTACCCGAAAAAGTGGTATTGAAGATTTGCAAATAAGGGACATGAAAAAAGATTCTCTTGGCAAAATCTGGTATGCTACTCAAAATGGGCATCTAGGGTATATTGAAAAAAATAAAGTTACGCACTTAGGCAATGTTTTAAACCAAAAGACGGCAATTAGCACATTACTTTTTCACAAAAACATATTATACCTCGGGACAGCAGGAAGAGGGATTTGGTGGTCTGATCTTGATAAGAAGATCACATTCAAAAAATTAAAAGGAAGAAAAAAACCCTATTCAGACAATATTTATCAAATGATATTTGATGACAAAAACAATCTATGGGCAGGGAGTGAACGAGGAGTTGATAGAATTGAGCTAAATCAATCAAATGATATTGTAGATGTTTTTCATTTTGGAAGAAATGATGGCTTCTTAGGGATTGAAACCTGTCTTAATGCTGTTACCAAAGATGATCATGGCAATCTATGGTTTGGAGCAATATATGGGCTAACCAAATATCAACCAACAGAAACTACTAAAGCTACAATCAAGCCTAGTATACATTTTGAAGACGTAGAAGTTGCTTATCGCAGTGTTGATTCTATACAGTTGGGAGCTTGGGTAAATAACAAAAGTGTTCTTAAACTGAAGCCAAATCAAACAGAATTATCATTTAGCTATAAAACTATTGATCTTGATCATCCTAATGATGTAGAATATCGATGGAGGTTGAACAATTCTGAATGGAGCCCCTGGTCATCAGATCACAAACAAAATCTTGCCGGATTGGCATATGGACCACATTACTTTTCTGCACAATCCCGAAATTATAGATGGGAAGAAAGTGATCCTATTATGTTTCGCTTTTTTATTGATAGTCCTATCTATGAAAAAGCCTGGTTTCAATTAACTGTATTAGTAATAATTGTATTGATTTTAGGTGGATATGCATTATCTTACATCCGAAGAGTGAAACAAAAAAACCGGGAAGAACGTAATCGTCTACAAATGCAAAATCACTTACTATCATTAGAACAAAAAGCATTGCGTTTACAAATGAATCCTCATTTCATATTTAATGCATTAAATGGTATAAAAGCGATGGGAACCAACAATCCCAATCGTATGAATACTACTATAAATACATTTGCCACTTTATTAAGAGAAACTCTATACAACTCTAGAAAAGATCATATAACCCTAGATCAGGAAATACAGACCTTAAAACATTATATTGAAATAGAACAATTAATGGCCAGCAAACCATTTGTATATGATATTTCTATAGATTCTGATTTTGACCCCGAAGAAATTCTTATTCCGCCCATGTTAATCCAACCCTTTGTAGAAAATGCGGTTAGGCATGGTATTTTAAAAGGAAGCAGAGATGGTGAGTTAAAAGTATTATTTCATACTAGCGAAGAACACTTACACTGTACTATATTAGATAATGGGCAAGGTATTTTTCAATCACAAAAGAACAAAACCAATACAGATCATCAATCTATGGCACTTACAGTGACCCGAGAGCGACTTGAATCAATTTCGGGAAAGGATTCCCTACATATAAAAGAAATCCTCTTAAACGGCAATTCTGTGGCAGGAACAGAGATTACATTTAAAATACCATTACAAACCGACTATTAAAACAATTATGCTTACAGCAATTATCGTAGAAGACATGCCTGATGCACTTCAGCTTTTAAAAAGTGACCTAAAAGCGAATCATCCAGAAATAAAAGTAGTTGATACTGCCCAAAGTGTAGTTGAGGCAGCAAAATCATTACGCAATACACAACCTGATATTCTTTTTTTAGATATTATGCTGGGCGATGGCACTGGATTTGACATATTAGAAATATTTCCCGACCTAAAATCAAAGATCATTTTTGTTACAGCCAGTGACGAGTTTGCTATCAGAGCTTTTAAATTTGCAGCTATTGATTATGTCTTAAAACCATATTCAAATGAAGAATTAGCTCAAGCTATTGCCCGAGCAAAAGAACAGATTCAACCCAACAAAGAACGTCTTAACATCCTAAAAGACACATTATCTGCCCCAGAGCAAAAACCAGACAAAATTTCACTACATACTCTCGATAAAATCATCATCGTAAATTTGGATGATATTATTCGTTGCGAATCTGATAGTAATAACACCATTTTCTATCTTCAGGATGGACAGAAAATTTTTGTAACCAAGACATTGAAATATTTTTCTGACATGCTCAAGAACTATCAATTTTTGCGAGTACACCAAAGTCACCTTGTTAACTTACAATGTATTAGCGCCTTTATCAAAACTGACGGAGGGTATCTTATGCTAAAAAACGGAGAAAATATCCCCGTTTCGGTACGAAAAAAAATAGAAGTAATGGAAATTCTAGATCGTTTACATAGATAATCTAGTTTGTATAATTTTTATAACAGCCCTTCAAGGTTTTAAAACCTTGAAGGGCTGTCTTATTATTTTGATATCTGTTAGGTCATAAAAAAATTCGATGGTTTCTCACTCTTTTGCGCTCACCTTTACCAGAAAATCTTTATTTCTTCCATCAAAACCTTCGATTAAAATTTCAGAATCAGAAAGAGGTAGGATTTTATCGGTTTCAAAATGCTCCATTTCTATACCTTTAATATCCCGAGTATTAAACAATGCTTCTTTTTTGACCTCACCAGTCTTATCATTAATAATATAAGTGGTAAAATACCCTCCTTGCCCATCTGTATGTTGATGAGGAACTTTATCTTCTGGCAAGTTTAAGTTTTTTACATTATCCAGATATAATAAATAATGATGATCTCCTGCAAACATATGAGTATATGACATAGATCTTTTTTGTTTTACTCCTCTCTGTCTTTTAGGCAACTTATGCATCCAGGCCAATGTTCCATCTGCGTTTATTTTAACAGTTAAGATATCTTTATAATGATAAGATAAGCCTCTTAATACCATCACGGCAGCATCTTCATCAAAAACATCAATCCTCTTCCTTTTCATCATTTTTGGAACATTGTGAAACCTATAATCTTCTGATTTTTGCAAAATATACCGTTGTTCTCCTAGAATTAAAAAACTACCGTCTTTATTTAAAACAATAGCATTAAGTTTTAATAAGTAAAAAGGTGGCTTTA is a window encoding:
- the era gene encoding GTPase Era yields the protein MAHKAGFVNIIGNPNVGKSTLMNAFIGEKLSIITSKAQTTRHRILGIVNGDDFQAILSDTPGIIKPAYELQESMMDFVKSAFEDADVLIYMVEIGEKDLKDEAFFNKITNAKIPILLLINKIDQSNQEKLEEQVQFWSQKVPNAEIYPVSALENFNVKEVFGRIIELLPDSPPFYPKDQLTDKPERFFVNEAIREKILVHYKKEIPYSVEVETEEFVEDDTIIRIRSVIMVERDSQKGIIIGHKGSALKRVGTEARKELEKFFGKKIHIELYVKINKNWRSNERQLKRFGYNN
- a CDS encoding OmpA family protein translates to MKNHTLFFTSIFIRRNLISFYILIFITSSQLFSQDQDKQITKADQSFTAFAYIDARAIYMDVAQRGYSSQNLYSKLGDSFYFTGDLEDSVGWYEKLIQTYPEDLNPEYLFRYAQSLKSVERYKEADRIMDQFYAITGNDKRAKSFIEKRNYLDFIEMQSGKYDIFPLSINSKNSEYAPSFNNKNQIVFASSRSKSINDSKLHKWNKMPFLDIFSSNIKEDQITLEDPVKLKGKINTKFHESSTSFSKDGETVYFSRNNYTNNKLGTSKKGVVLLKLYKATLEDGIWTDIVELPFSSDEYSVSHPSLSADGTKLYFASDMPGTLGQSDLFVVDVLGGGKYGEPKNLGGNINTEGRETFPYISDSGRLYFSSDGHVGLGGLDIFVSVPNESGFSDAFNIGKPVNSSKDDFTFVLNEDTKIGYFASNRKGGKGNDDIYSFKQVEELITSCMQYIDGTITDSVTGEPLIRTDVIVLDNSGNILYQAVSDLKGKYKIKVPCDTSYVIRAQLENFIPKEVTLETTDVFEFIHNLPISLTNIDSEKVLSSTVEVTVGDDLGKILQLEPIYFGLDDYEISPKAEVELQKIISAMNKYPKLKIEVRSHTDSRSSHWYNKKLSVKRMRATIRYIVRKGNVDWRRIPGKAYGERRLINKCADGVDCTEEEHQENRRSEFIIMKI
- a CDS encoding alanine/glycine:cation symporter family protein; translated protein: MFKIIEDFIADFSSWVWDWPLLVLLIGGGIFFLIYSRFTPFFYFKHAIDVLRGKYDNEHAPGQLSHFQALSSAIAATVGMGNISGVAVAIVAGGPGAVFWMWISALIGMATKFYTCSLAVMYRSEDDKRALLSGPMYVITNGLGTQWKPLAILFALAGLVGTLPAFTANQLTQTLVDVLDWDDGYKWYIGIVLAGFASLVIMGGIKRIGVVASRLVPFMVVLYFITVITILVLQIEKIPDMFMLIFSDAFSGKAAAGGALGYLIKTGVKRAAFSNEAGIGTAPMMHGTAKTNEPIREGLVAMIGPAIDTLLVCTLTALAILSTGVWQNSNGNGISLTLEAFNSVLPYGLGDIVVVIMVLVFGLSTLFSYSHYGTTCLSFLTKPKYGKYYNYLYIVSIIIAAVVKIEFAINLIDSAFAIMAIPTVISGLLLAPRVNARAKIYFEKYKV
- a CDS encoding RNA methyltransferase yields the protein MIDNFENEFFGIGIQNGKTPENLGVLWRSAQNMGASFIFTIGNRYAKQASDTHNAVKAMPYFHYDTFEDFYQHLPKGAMLVGVELTDNAQSLETFSHPKRCVYLLGAEDHGLSKIAIEKSQFLVKFKSELSINVAVAGSIIMYDRGVDKPRFIRA
- a CDS encoding N-acetylmuramidase domain-containing protein; the protein is MKTIRYRSNGQDVHFLEEILTTLGYQVYVSNFFGKDTDTAVRDFQAKHNLVIDGIVGLKTWSKLIEVKNDFIAFNDKLLSEQDIEDFADLFGLELAMVKAVNEIESNGKGFLVSGRPRILFEGHIFWKELEKRGITPSQYVSEYTKNVLYEKWTKVHYKGGAGEYDRLEKAAGMSDDPAFHEAAYSSASWGAFQIMGFHYANLGFSSIDHFVSEMYDHEREHLKAFGKFIEATSFKGKKLLDWIIEKNWARFAEGYNGSGYKKNKYDTKLKNAYLKYSSS
- a CDS encoding histidine kinase, coding for MNLNYKYIYLVSFLVLNIIGSLSAQNNQLRAYTLEDGLPQSQVYDIVQDKIGYLWLGTQGGGLSRFNGEEFKTWNENDGLQSNYIHSLAFVNDSLFIGTKNGLSIKIKNKFTNIEGPRINKICLIGNKTYLATNIGIYEYRKNLGLIKINLNPKINTSIINDIVFDGKLFWVATNKGLWKLNHIKQGTRIIERHSAYDFTAAIFHNNKVFAAAFNQGILVLNTNAKTYGNQWIQKPVRVTNISIHSNNELWFATDNDGITILDFETHTLKKKINRKNGLSVSHTRKSILDLQSNIWIATSGGGFYKYFQNNFTHYDQNTGLKGNRVYAVHNAKNGIWTSNSEAGMVKIDSAGIHHIPQEERLSDVKIKTITSDNSGNIWAGTEGKGILFKEIMQVDSIVVDTTNSKELDEDPIITTDTITITVSKNHIIDRDKGLLSDWIRTIQVIDNTVWVASYSAGVSRFIYDPKKKRIRSLKKFTRKSGIEDLQIRDMKKDSLGKIWYATQNGHLGYIEKNKVTHLGNVLNQKTAISTLLFHKNILYLGTAGRGIWWSDLDKKITFKKLKGRKKPYSDNIYQMIFDDKNNLWAGSERGVDRIELNQSNDIVDVFHFGRNDGFLGIETCLNAVTKDDHGNLWFGAIYGLTKYQPTETTKATIKPSIHFEDVEVAYRSVDSIQLGAWVNNKSVLKLKPNQTELSFSYKTIDLDHPNDVEYRWRLNNSEWSPWSSDHKQNLAGLAYGPHYFSAQSRNYRWEESDPIMFRFFIDSPIYEKAWFQLTVLVIIVLILGGYALSYIRRVKQKNREERNRLQMQNHLLSLEQKALRLQMNPHFIFNALNGIKAMGTNNPNRMNTTINTFATLLRETLYNSRKDHITLDQEIQTLKHYIEIEQLMASKPFVYDISIDSDFDPEEILIPPMLIQPFVENAVRHGILKGSRDGELKVLFHTSEEHLHCTILDNGQGIFQSQKNKTNTDHQSMALTVTRERLESISGKDSLHIKEILLNGNSVAGTEITFKIPLQTDY
- a CDS encoding LytR/AlgR family response regulator transcription factor, giving the protein MLTAIIVEDMPDALQLLKSDLKANHPEIKVVDTAQSVVEAAKSLRNTQPDILFLDIMLGDGTGFDILEIFPDLKSKIIFVTASDEFAIRAFKFAAIDYVLKPYSNEELAQAIARAKEQIQPNKERLNILKDTLSAPEQKPDKISLHTLDKIIIVNLDDIIRCESDSNNTIFYLQDGQKIFVTKTLKYFSDMLKNYQFLRVHQSHLVNLQCISAFIKTDGGYLMLKNGENIPVSVRKKIEVMEILDRLHR